DNA from Mesorhizobium loti R88b:
TTGCAGATCTCGTCGAGAACTACGTCACGCGGCGCGCTTCAAAGAATCGTAGCGGGGACGAGGTCGCGCGGCGCCTGCGTAAGAATGTCAGCGGACAGGACGCAGAAGGCCACACGATCGAAGGCGCCTCGACTGGCGTGATCGGGAATGTGAAGCTCTCCGGCTTGCATCGGCGCGATCTGACGAAGGCAATTGACGCGATCACAGACCGTGGAGCGACGACGGAGGCGGTGCGCGTGTTTGAGGATCTTCGCGCTATGGTTCGGTGGGCGCGAGGTCGCGGCGATCTTGATGCGAACCTGATGGAAGGCATGCAACCGCCGGCCAAGCTAGTCGCGCGGGATCGCGTGCTGACCGCGGACGAAATTCACGTCATGTGGAAAGCTCTCGCTAGCGCTGATATGTGGGAGGGGAGCAGGCGGATTATTCGACTTTGCCTGATCCTGGGTGCCCGCGTCGGCGAGGTCTGCGGGATGACACGCGATGAAATTGATCTCGATCGTGCACTTTGGGTTCTGCCGCCTGAGCGGGTAAAGAATGCCAACAGGCACACCCTTCCGCTACCGAGCATGGCGGTAGACATGATCCGCGAACAATTGGCGGACGCTGACAAGCTGGCGAAGCGGATGGAGCGCCAGCCATCAGAGTTCATTTTCCCAGGCGTCGGCGGGAAAGGGCCAGTCGGTGGCGCCGCGATAGCCAAGGCCCTAAAGCGCCAGGAGGTCATTACAACGGGCAGAACGACAATCCTGAGCGTTGAGCCCTTCACATGCCACGATCTGCGACGGACGTGCGCGACGCATCTTGCCGAGCTCGGAGTCAATCCCTTCATCATCGGCCACATCCTGAATCACATCACGTCGATCAAAGGGACGATCACCACAGCCGTCTACGCGCGGTACGACTATCTGAAGGAAAAAACCGAAGCGCTGAACATTTGGGCAGACCGGCTCGCCGGCATCCTCTTCGACGGCGCCGTCGCAAATGTAGTGCCGATTGCGGAGAGGGCGGCGTGATGGACCAGACCGTCAATATTCCGACGACCGGCGGCGTGACTGAAGACGCGGAGTTCAAGCGGTTTTCTCAACAACGTGCGCTAGAATTCCTGCCCGAATTGGAGAAGTTGTTTGCCGCTGGCGATAAATATGCGCTCATGCAAGCTATCAGCCAGTGCGCCTTATATGATCTAGTTCTTCCCCGTTGGGCGGCGGAGGCTTTTTTGGAAGGGTATTACTCAGTCCTGAACCTGAGGTCGGCATCATGGGACGAGGCCTTTGGCAGGCCGTACAAGAAAGGCTTCCACCTGGATAAAGCCAAGGTGCGCCGCTCGGCGAGGCTAGAGGTTTTCTTAGCCGTTGGACGAATTCGAGCACGTGAACCTAACACACCGATCGACGATCATCTTTTCGAGAGAGTTGGCCAGGAGTGTAATGTGGGCCGATCGTTGGCAAATCAGCTTTACTACGAACACAAGCGCTACGCGGATTCGCTTCTGCCACCAGATTCGTAAAATTCCCGGCAATACAGCTGACTGACGTTTGAGCGATGTTCCCTGCGGCAACTTGAACCGCAAGGAGAACATTGATGACCGTTGAGAAAGTCACACTCGCGGAACTAAAAGATGACGATCTGGTGGGCAGCGACGATGCCTGCCGCATACTGGGTGGGGAACGCTCCCCGATATCCCGAGCCACGCTGGACAGAGGCATTGCCGCGAGCCGCTTCCCCAGCCCGATGAAAATTGGCGCCACCAATCGCTGGCGTGTCGGCTGGCTGCGCGATTGCCTCCGTGAAGCTGAGACTAAGCGCTCCCAACCGGGCGAGGCCGCCTGATGCCGCGGAGCTACCGCCGGCACCCACAGCCGCGGCCATTGTTCCCGGCCGTGCGCCAGACGTTTGGCATGTCTGTGGCGGACGCCATAGCAGCGATCCGACTCGCAAAGTTTGCCCGTGAGTTCGCATAGCTATGTCGACGTTAGTCCGCTTCCAGCCACCCCCTGCGAGCTCGGCGAAACCGCTGCAGCGGCAGCGCGCGGCCGTCGTCGACTTGCGCCGGCGCGATCTCCTGGTTGTGCCCGCACTGCGGGAAATTGCAGCTGAGCTTGAGGCTGCGCTTCCGAACTCCCGGGATCTCTCTGCGGCCATCGAGGTGGCAGTGAAAATCTATGGACGCGACCTACGGCTCAGATTCGGCGTGACCGGTGCTGACGCCGC
Protein-coding regions in this window:
- a CDS encoding tyrosine-type recombinase/integrase, whose translation is MPKVELTDRFCQAAKPTTGRQTDYFDAIVKGLCLTASSGGTRTFYLHYTRLSDGKRQRMKLGTFPDIKLAAAREKAREVRGGIINGADPIAEKKAEAASMSVADLVENYVTRRASKNRSGDEVARRLRKNVSGQDAEGHTIEGASTGVIGNVKLSGLHRRDLTKAIDAITDRGATTEAVRVFEDLRAMVRWARGRGDLDANLMEGMQPPAKLVARDRVLTADEIHVMWKALASADMWEGSRRIIRLCLILGARVGEVCGMTRDEIDLDRALWVLPPERVKNANRHTLPLPSMAVDMIREQLADADKLAKRMERQPSEFIFPGVGGKGPVGGAAIAKALKRQEVITTGRTTILSVEPFTCHDLRRTCATHLAELGVNPFIIGHILNHITSIKGTITTAVYARYDYLKEKTEALNIWADRLAGILFDGAVANVVPIAERAA
- a CDS encoding helix-turn-helix transcriptional regulator → MTVEKVTLAELKDDDLVGSDDACRILGGERSPISRATLDRGIAASRFPSPMKIGATNRWRVGWLRDCLREAETKRSQPGEAA